In one window of Niallia sp. Man26 DNA:
- a CDS encoding ATP-binding cassette domain-containing protein, with translation MIEFSQVAKTFVLGKRKVEAVKDVSLTIQKGEIFGIIGFSGAGKSTLLRLVNQLESPSNGSIKIQGEDLSSFSAKEIRKLRRRIGMIFQNFNLFTSRTVAGNIAYPLKLAGKPKAEIKERVDELLRFVGLTDKANDYPEQLSGGQKQRVGIARALANSPDILICDEATSALDPDTTADILRLLKKVNKEFGITILLITHEMNVIQTICDKVAVMENGEVIETGNVFDTFTNPQHPTTKRFIQSVQQDRPSDSLLQQWKQSGGNNLYRVIFKGELANTPLLSQISRKNNVDVNIVYGSVQELQEKFFGNLLVSFEGEATAIHTVVSELEKTVTIEEVIIE, from the coding sequence TTGATTGAATTCAGTCAAGTGGCGAAAACATTTGTATTAGGCAAAAGGAAAGTGGAAGCTGTTAAAGATGTTTCCTTAACTATTCAGAAAGGAGAAATTTTCGGAATCATTGGTTTTAGCGGTGCGGGCAAAAGCACATTGCTGAGACTTGTAAATCAGTTGGAAAGCCCGTCTAATGGATCAATTAAAATTCAAGGGGAAGATTTATCAAGCTTCAGTGCAAAAGAAATACGCAAACTAAGAAGACGAATCGGCATGATTTTTCAAAACTTTAACTTGTTTACCTCTAGAACAGTAGCTGGTAACATTGCTTATCCTTTAAAGTTGGCAGGCAAGCCAAAGGCGGAAATAAAGGAAAGAGTCGATGAGCTGTTAAGATTTGTTGGGCTGACAGATAAAGCGAATGACTATCCGGAACAGCTTTCAGGTGGACAGAAGCAGCGGGTCGGCATTGCGAGGGCACTTGCTAATTCGCCGGATATCTTAATCTGTGATGAAGCTACTTCGGCATTGGATCCTGACACGACGGCAGACATTCTACGGCTTTTAAAAAAGGTAAATAAAGAGTTTGGAATCACCATTTTACTTATAACACATGAGATGAATGTCATCCAAACTATATGTGACAAGGTTGCTGTTATGGAAAACGGTGAGGTCATCGAAACTGGCAATGTGTTTGATACGTTTACAAATCCACAGCATCCGACAACAAAACGGTTTATCCAATCCGTTCAACAAGATCGTCCGTCTGATTCGCTGCTTCAGCAATGGAAACAGAGTGGCGGAAATAATCTTTATCGAGTTATTTTCAAAGGAGAACTAGCGAATACACCATTGCTTTCACAAATATCACGTAAGAACAATGTGGATGTCAATATTGTTTATGGCTCTGTTCAAGAACTGCAAGAGAAGTTTTTCGGCAATTTACTAGTTTCCTTCGAAGGGGAAGCAACAGCTATACATACAGTCGTTTCCGAATTAGAGAAGACTGTCACAATTGAGGAGGTGATTATAGAATGA
- a CDS encoding sugar porter family MFS transporter: MTNIKMSEQIVQAKPHQQKDPKKFLKRITIVSTFGGLLFGYDTGVINGALPFMADKDQLNLSPFTEGLVASSLVLGAAFGSIFGGRLADTKGRRRVILYLAVLFFFSAAGCVIAPNTAVMVGFRFLLGLAVGGSSVVIPSYLAEMAPSDRRGMLVTQNELMIVTGQFLAYIFNALIGNIFGDTGHVWRYMLVIATLPAVALWIGVLILPESPRWLASRGRWAEALKILNRIRTESIAEQEMKEIKANLSAEQKHKKLGFRDLGTPWIRRIVWIRIVLGSVSQLVGINSIMYYGTQILENAGFGTKTALIANVANGLIAVIAVIVGMSLLNKVNRRPMLLTGLIGVTVALISIGTSAHFLEGSAMLPYIVLSMTVLYLAFFQGAIAPLVWLILAEIFPMRLRGIGMGLAVLFLWLCNFLVGLFFPVLLAGIGLSATFFLFALFAIIGVIFVAKAVPETRGLSLEEIEDNFKSKEFS; the protein is encoded by the coding sequence ATGACAAATATAAAGATGTCTGAACAAATCGTTCAAGCAAAGCCTCACCAGCAAAAAGATCCGAAAAAATTTCTGAAGCGCATAACAATTGTGTCTACATTTGGAGGACTTTTATTTGGATATGATACAGGGGTCATAAACGGGGCACTCCCCTTTATGGCAGACAAGGATCAATTAAATTTATCTCCTTTTACAGAAGGGCTTGTAGCAAGCTCATTAGTATTAGGAGCAGCCTTTGGGTCCATTTTTGGCGGCCGCCTGGCAGATACGAAGGGCCGTCGCAGGGTTATCTTATATCTTGCTGTGCTGTTTTTCTTTTCTGCAGCTGGCTGTGTTATCGCACCAAACACAGCTGTTATGGTTGGTTTCCGTTTTCTGCTCGGGCTAGCAGTCGGCGGGTCTTCTGTTGTAATTCCCTCTTACTTGGCTGAGATGGCTCCCTCTGACAGACGTGGAATGCTCGTTACCCAAAATGAATTAATGATCGTTACAGGTCAATTTTTAGCATATATATTTAATGCTCTAATTGGAAATATATTTGGAGATACAGGGCATGTATGGCGATATATGCTAGTTATTGCGACATTACCGGCAGTTGCCTTGTGGATTGGTGTGCTCATCCTGCCTGAAAGTCCTAGGTGGCTGGCTTCAAGGGGCAGATGGGCAGAAGCGCTAAAAATCCTTAACAGAATTCGGACAGAAAGCATTGCCGAGCAGGAAATGAAGGAGATAAAAGCAAATCTTTCTGCTGAACAGAAGCACAAAAAGCTGGGTTTTCGTGATTTAGGAACTCCATGGATTCGAAGGATTGTATGGATAAGAATTGTGCTTGGATCAGTTTCCCAGCTAGTCGGCATCAACTCTATCATGTATTACGGAACCCAAATTCTTGAAAATGCTGGGTTTGGCACTAAAACAGCTTTAATCGCCAATGTCGCAAATGGCTTGATCGCTGTGATTGCGGTTATCGTTGGCATGTCGCTGTTGAACAAAGTGAATAGAAGACCCATGCTGCTTACGGGCTTGATAGGCGTTACTGTTGCTCTCATTTCCATTGGAACTTCTGCACACTTCCTGGAGGGTTCAGCAATGCTCCCATACATCGTTTTATCAATGACAGTCTTATATTTAGCGTTTTTCCAAGGTGCAATTGCTCCATTAGTATGGCTTATCCTTGCGGAAATTTTCCCAATGCGGCTCCGTGGAATAGGGATGGGGCTGGCAGTGCTGTTCTTATGGCTTTGTAATTTTCTAGTAGGATTGTTCTTTCCTGTACTGCTTGCAGGTATTGGACTTTCTGCGACCTTCTTCTTATTTGCCTTGTTTGCCATTATAGGTGTGATTTTTGTAGCTAAAGCTGTGCCTGAGACAAGGGGACTTTCCTTGGAGGAAATTGAAGATAATTTTAAAAGCAAGGAATTTAGTTAA